A window of Halomonas sp. GFAJ-1 contains these coding sequences:
- a CDS encoding F0F1 ATP synthase subunit gamma (Produces ATP from ADP in the presence of a proton gradient across the membrane. The gamma chain is a regulatory subunit) — protein MAAAKEIRTQIGSIKNTQKITSAMEMVAASKMRKAQDLMKASQPYANQIRNVVAHIADADIEQDDKHRYMVERPVSRVGYIVVSTDRGLCGGLNVNLFKAVLKDAMAWKQEGVELDFCALGSKAGAFFRNYGGNLVAAKSGLGGAPTVEGLIGSIKVMLEAYDDGRLDRLYVVYNEFVNTMTQRPVVRQILPLSPDMGAEAKHDEENARPGSWDYLYEPDAKALLDSLLVRFIESQVYQAVVENGACEQAARMIAMKSATDNAGNLIDDLEMVYNKARQAAITQEISEIVGGASAV, from the coding sequence ATGGCAGCTGCAAAAGAGATACGCACCCAGATCGGGAGCATTAAAAATACGCAGAAGATTACCAGCGCCATGGAAATGGTGGCTGCATCGAAAATGCGTAAAGCACAAGATCTGATGAAGGCCAGTCAGCCCTATGCTAATCAGATCCGTAACGTGGTTGCTCACATTGCGGATGCTGATATTGAGCAGGACGACAAACACCGTTATATGGTGGAGCGCCCCGTCAGCCGTGTCGGTTACATTGTGGTATCTACCGACCGCGGCCTATGTGGCGGCTTAAACGTCAACTTGTTTAAGGCGGTATTGAAAGATGCCATGGCCTGGAAACAAGAGGGTGTTGAGCTGGATTTCTGTGCCCTTGGCTCGAAAGCCGGTGCCTTTTTCCGTAACTACGGGGGCAATCTGGTTGCCGCCAAAAGCGGGTTAGGGGGAGCACCGACGGTTGAGGGTCTGATCGGTAGTATCAAGGTCATGCTCGAAGCGTACGACGACGGGCGTTTAGACCGTCTGTACGTGGTATATAACGAATTCGTTAATACCATGACACAGCGTCCCGTTGTACGTCAGATTCTTCCGTTATCGCCCGATATGGGCGCTGAAGCGAAGCATGACGAAGAAAACGCCCGTCCCGGAAGCTGGGACTACCTGTATGAACCGGATGCCAAGGCGTTGCTAGACAGCCTGTTGGTTCGATTCATCGAATCGCAGGTGTATCAGGCGGTAGTCGAAAACGGTGCGTGCGAGCAGGCCGCCCGAATGATCGCTATGAAGAGTGCCACTGATAACGCGGGCAACCTGATCGACGATCTGGAGATGGTATACAACAAGGCCCGTCAGGCCGCCATCACCCAGGAAATTTCTGAGATCGTCGGCGGCGCTTCTGCCGTATAA
- a CDS encoding F0F1 ATP synthase subunit beta produces MSGRIVQIIGAVIDVEFPRDSVPKVYDALKVSNAETILEVQQQLGDGVVRTIAMGSTEGLKRGLDVTSTGAAISVPVGKETLGRIMNVLGEPIDEAGDIGEQERMPIHRKAPSYADQAASNELLETGIKVIDLVCPFAKGGKVGLFGGAGVGKTVNMMELIRNIATEHSGYSVFAGVGERTREGNDFYHEMTESNVIDKVALVYGQMNEPPGNRLRVALTGLTIAEKFRDEGRDVLLFVDNIYRYTLAGTEVSALLGRMPSAVGYQPTLAEEMGVLQERITSTKTGSITSVQAVYVPADDLTDPSPATTFSHLDATVVLARSIAELGIYPAIDPLDSTSRQLDPLVVGEEHYNTARGVQNVLQRYKELKDIIAILGMDELSDEDKLAVSRARKIQRFLSQPFFVAEVFTGSPGKYVSLKDTIAGFQGILAGEYDDLPEQAFYMVGSIDEAVDKANQMKK; encoded by the coding sequence ATGAGCGGACGTATCGTACAAATCATCGGCGCGGTGATTGACGTAGAGTTTCCGCGGGACTCTGTGCCCAAGGTCTACGACGCGCTGAAGGTCTCCAATGCTGAGACCATCCTCGAAGTCCAGCAGCAGCTGGGCGACGGCGTGGTGCGCACCATCGCCATGGGCTCTACTGAGGGCTTGAAACGTGGCTTGGACGTGACCAGCACAGGTGCCGCGATTTCCGTACCGGTTGGTAAGGAAACGCTGGGCCGTATCATGAACGTTCTCGGCGAGCCGATTGATGAAGCGGGTGACATCGGTGAGCAAGAGCGCATGCCGATTCACCGTAAAGCACCGAGCTATGCCGACCAGGCAGCCTCTAACGAGCTGCTGGAAACCGGTATCAAAGTAATCGACTTGGTTTGCCCCTTCGCGAAAGGCGGTAAAGTCGGTCTGTTCGGCGGTGCGGGTGTTGGTAAAACCGTTAACATGATGGAGCTTATCCGCAACATCGCCACCGAACACAGCGGCTACTCAGTATTTGCCGGTGTTGGTGAGCGTACGCGTGAGGGTAACGACTTCTATCATGAGATGACTGAATCCAACGTTATCGACAAGGTAGCGCTGGTATACGGTCAGATGAACGAGCCGCCCGGCAACCGCTTGCGCGTAGCCTTGACTGGCTTGACCATCGCTGAGAAATTCCGTGATGAAGGCCGCGACGTTCTGCTGTTCGTTGATAACATCTACCGCTACACCCTGGCCGGTACCGAGGTATCTGCACTGTTGGGTCGTATGCCGTCTGCGGTAGGTTACCAGCCGACACTGGCTGAAGAGATGGGCGTTCTGCAAGAGCGTATCACCTCGACCAAAACCGGTTCTATCACTTCCGTACAAGCCGTTTACGTCCCTGCGGATGACTTGACTGACCCGTCGCCGGCTACCACCTTCTCGCACCTGGACGCCACCGTTGTACTGGCACGTTCGATTGCTGAGCTAGGTATCTATCCGGCTATCGATCCGCTGGACTCGACGTCGCGTCAGTTGGACCCGCTGGTCGTTGGTGAAGAACACTACAACACAGCACGTGGCGTGCAGAACGTTTTGCAGCGTTACAAGGAGCTGAAGGACATTATCGCGATTTTGGGTATGGACGAGCTGTCTGATGAAGATAAGCTGGCCGTATCTCGTGCGCGTAAAATCCAGCGCTTCCTGTCGCAGCCGTTCTTCGTTGCCGAGGTATTCACTGGTTCGCCCGGTAAGTATGTTTCTCTGAAAGATACTATTGCTGGCTTCCAGGGCATCCTCGCGGGTGAGTATGACGATCTGCCGGAACAGGCCTTCTACATGGTCGGCTCCATCGACGAAGCTGTCGACAAAGCCAACCAGATGAAGAAGTAA
- a CDS encoding F0F1 ATP synthase subunit B (Produces ATP from ADP in the presence of a proton gradient across the membrane. Subunit B is part of the membrane proton channel.): MNINMTLIGQTIAFAIFVWFCIKYVWPPISNALHERQKKIADGLDAASRATRDLELAQERAEQTLRESKEQASQILEQANKRSAQMVEEAREQARAEGERLVAGARAEIEQEINRAKDELRAQVSHLAIVGAERVLEASVDEKAHRDLLDKLAAEL, translated from the coding sequence GTGAATATCAACATGACGCTTATCGGGCAAACGATCGCCTTCGCGATCTTTGTCTGGTTTTGCATAAAATATGTGTGGCCTCCGATCAGCAACGCGCTTCATGAGCGTCAAAAGAAAATTGCTGATGGCTTGGACGCAGCTAGCCGTGCTACCCGTGATCTTGAGCTAGCTCAAGAGCGTGCAGAACAGACGCTGCGTGAAAGCAAAGAGCAGGCATCTCAAATTCTCGAGCAAGCCAACAAGCGCTCTGCCCAAATGGTCGAAGAAGCCCGCGAACAAGCGCGTGCGGAAGGCGAGCGTTTGGTAGCCGGCGCTCGGGCAGAAATTGAGCAAGAAATTAATCGCGCTAAAGACGAACTGCGTGCACAGGTTTCCCACCTTGCGATCGTAGGCGCTGAGCGTGTTCTTGAAGCCTCTGTTGACGAGAAAGCGCACCGCGACTTGCTTGATAAGCTTGCCGCTGAACTGTAA
- a CDS encoding F0F1 ATP synthase subunit alpha yields the protein MQQLNPSEISDIIKQRIEKLDVASEARNQGTIVSVSDGIVKIHGLEDAMFGEMIEFPNSIFGMVLNLERDSVGAVVLGDYLQLEEGMTAQCTGRILEVPVGPELIGRVVDALGNPIDGKGDINAKMTDAVEKVAPGVITRQSVDEPIQTGLKSIDAMVPIGRGQRELIIGDRQIGKSAIAIDAIINQKGKGVTCVYVAIGQKQSTIANVVRKLEEHGAMEHTIVVAAGAADPAPMQFLAAYSGCTMGEYFRDRGEDALIVYDDLSKQAVAYRQVSLLLRRPPGREAYPGDVFYLHSRLLERAARVNADYVEKFTNGEVKGKTGSLTALPIIETQGGDVSAFVPTNVISITDGQIFLETNLFNSGIRPAINAGLSVSRVGGAAQTKIIKKLGGSVRLALAQYRELAAFSQFASDLDEATRKQLEHGQRVTELMKQNQYSPMSVAQMALSLYAANEGHLDDVSVDKVLDFERALHDYMKSEHGDLLDKINQTGDYNGEIQDGLKSGLEKFKATQSW from the coding sequence ATGCAGCAACTGAATCCTTCCGAGATCAGCGACATCATCAAGCAGCGAATTGAGAAGCTTGACGTCGCATCCGAAGCCCGTAATCAGGGCACCATCGTCAGCGTTTCCGACGGTATCGTGAAAATTCACGGCCTCGAAGACGCGATGTTTGGTGAAATGATTGAATTCCCCAACAGCATTTTCGGCATGGTACTTAACCTGGAGCGTGACTCCGTAGGTGCCGTTGTCCTGGGTGACTACCTGCAGCTTGAAGAAGGCATGACCGCCCAGTGTACCGGTCGTATTCTTGAAGTGCCGGTGGGCCCTGAGCTGATTGGTCGTGTTGTCGATGCGTTGGGTAACCCCATCGATGGCAAAGGCGACATCAACGCGAAAATGACCGACGCGGTAGAAAAAGTAGCGCCCGGCGTTATTACCCGTCAGTCCGTTGATGAGCCAATCCAAACCGGTTTGAAATCTATCGATGCCATGGTACCAATCGGTCGTGGTCAGCGTGAGCTGATCATCGGTGACCGTCAGATTGGTAAGTCCGCTATTGCTATCGATGCGATCATCAACCAGAAAGGCAAAGGCGTTACCTGTGTCTACGTAGCCATCGGTCAAAAGCAGTCGACCATTGCTAACGTCGTCCGCAAGCTTGAAGAGCATGGCGCGATGGAACATACCATCGTTGTCGCTGCTGGCGCTGCCGATCCGGCACCCATGCAGTTCCTGGCCGCTTATTCTGGCTGCACCATGGGTGAGTACTTCCGCGACCGCGGTGAAGACGCACTGATCGTTTATGATGATCTATCCAAGCAGGCTGTGGCTTATCGCCAGGTGTCCTTGCTGCTGCGTCGTCCGCCGGGCCGTGAAGCCTACCCTGGTGACGTTTTCTATCTCCACTCGCGTCTGCTGGAGCGCGCTGCCCGCGTTAACGCTGACTACGTAGAGAAGTTCACTAACGGTGAAGTGAAAGGTAAAACCGGTTCTTTAACCGCGCTACCGATCATTGAAACCCAGGGTGGCGACGTATCAGCATTCGTTCCGACCAACGTGATTTCGATCACCGATGGTCAGATCTTCCTGGAAACTAACCTGTTTAACTCCGGTATTCGTCCGGCGATTAACGCAGGTCTCTCGGTTTCTCGTGTTGGTGGTGCTGCACAGACTAAAATCATCAAGAAACTGGGCGGTAGTGTGCGTCTGGCATTGGCTCAGTACCGTGAACTGGCGGCGTTCTCGCAGTTTGCGTCTGATCTTGATGAAGCAACGCGCAAGCAGCTTGAGCACGGTCAGCGTGTTACGGAGCTGATGAAGCAGAATCAGTACTCGCCGATGTCTGTGGCGCAAATGGCGCTGTCTCTGTACGCCGCTAACGAAGGTCACCTGGATGATGTGAGCGTCGATAAAGTGTTGGACTTCGAGCGTGCCCTGCACGACTACATGAAGTCTGAGCACGGCGACCTGCTCGACAAGATCAACCAGACCGGCGACTACAATGGCGAGATTCAGGACGGCTTGAAGTCGGGTCTCGAGAAGTTCAAGGCGACTCAGAGCTGGTAA
- a CDS encoding F0F1 ATP synthase assembly protein I, giving the protein MINVQNVSTAKRRTLDFKRLFQAQLIVTALIMALAGGVSGSQAALSALMGGVVSILPGIYFVWRGLRRTGRQSKQNVLNFYQAAAGKFGLTVALFVIVLVSVPPSNPAFFFVAYVVAQLMYWLAPWLVRERSTP; this is encoded by the coding sequence GTGATCAACGTGCAAAATGTCTCTACTGCTAAACGCCGCACGTTAGATTTTAAAAGGCTATTTCAAGCCCAGTTAATAGTAACAGCCCTCATTATGGCACTTGCTGGCGGCGTATCAGGCAGCCAAGCAGCACTATCAGCCTTGATGGGTGGCGTGGTTAGCATATTGCCAGGCATCTATTTTGTGTGGCGTGGTCTACGCCGCACAGGTCGGCAATCTAAACAAAATGTACTGAATTTTTATCAGGCAGCTGCAGGTAAGTTTGGTTTGACGGTGGCGCTATTCGTGATTGTGCTAGTATCAGTGCCCCCTTCAAACCCAGCTTTTTTCTTTGTCGCCTATGTGGTGGCCCAACTCATGTACTGGCTAGCACCTTGGCTCGTACGTGAGCGGTCAACCCCTTAA
- a CDS encoding magnesium transporter: MSLNDETLQELKNELLDELVKEEPSKALLSERLSEIRSADIGEVLEELIEDDEELPVALSVLDILSTERAANVLGYLPGESQLEVVGELSDTQVLKLLGEMGSDERADLFNLLDEDRREALLRRMAHQEREDLKRLSSYEEGTAGAIMTSDYVAIASGMTVSQAMMRVRQTAPDAETVYQLYVLDSEGQLIGTMSLRQLMVARPGALVDDIMIKDVIHTPVDEEQEEVARIVARYDLLALPVVDTDGRMVGIVTHDDAMDVAESEATEDIHKGMSIGQLEDGVSRVPLWSLYRKRVFWLVLLVFANLFSGAGIAYFEDTIAAQVALVFFLPLLIGSGGNAGAQAATLMVRGMATGDVGVKDWSKMLGRELLVAGSLGLTMALAVAPIGVMRGGEAVGMIVALSMITIVIFGSIMGMCLPFLLERFKVDPATASAPLVTTLIDATGVLIYFSIATAILADVSM, encoded by the coding sequence ATGTCATTGAATGATGAAACCTTGCAGGAATTAAAAAATGAGCTTCTAGACGAGTTGGTTAAAGAAGAGCCGAGTAAAGCTCTGCTTTCCGAACGGCTCTCGGAAATACGTTCGGCAGATATTGGTGAAGTGCTTGAAGAGCTCATCGAAGATGATGAGGAGTTGCCGGTAGCGCTGTCAGTACTTGATATCCTCTCCACCGAGCGAGCAGCCAACGTACTGGGTTACTTACCGGGTGAAAGCCAGCTTGAAGTCGTCGGTGAGCTGTCGGATACCCAGGTGCTCAAGCTTCTTGGGGAGATGGGCTCTGATGAGCGGGCTGACTTGTTCAACTTGCTTGATGAAGATCGCCGCGAGGCGCTGCTGCGCCGTATGGCCCATCAAGAGCGGGAAGACCTAAAGCGTCTATCGAGTTATGAAGAGGGCACCGCAGGCGCCATCATGACCTCTGACTATGTGGCAATAGCCAGTGGCATGACGGTGTCGCAAGCCATGATGCGGGTGCGCCAAACAGCCCCCGATGCGGAAACGGTTTATCAGCTTTATGTGCTTGATAGTGAAGGGCAACTGATCGGTACGATGTCATTGCGTCAGCTAATGGTGGCACGCCCTGGTGCGCTGGTGGATGACATCATGATTAAAGATGTTATCCACACCCCCGTTGATGAAGAGCAGGAAGAAGTCGCGCGTATTGTCGCCCGCTACGACTTACTCGCTTTACCTGTGGTCGACACTGACGGTCGCATGGTGGGGATTGTCACCCACGATGACGCGATGGATGTCGCCGAATCAGAGGCCACTGAAGATATCCACAAGGGGATGTCGATCGGCCAGCTGGAAGATGGCGTTAGCCGTGTACCGCTATGGAGCCTTTATCGTAAACGGGTCTTCTGGCTAGTACTGCTGGTGTTTGCCAATCTGTTTTCAGGCGCGGGTATTGCTTACTTTGAAGACACCATTGCTGCTCAAGTGGCGCTGGTCTTCTTCTTACCGCTGCTGATTGGTAGTGGGGGTAATGCGGGTGCCCAGGCAGCAACGCTGATGGTGCGGGGTATGGCAACCGGTGATGTGGGTGTCAAAGATTGGAGCAAAATGCTTGGCCGTGAGCTGCTGGTAGCCGGGTCACTGGGCCTGACAATGGCGTTAGCAGTAGCACCGATAGGCGTTATGCGCGGTGGTGAAGCAGTAGGTATGATCGTTGCGCTTAGTATGATCACGATTGTGATATTTGGCAGCATAATGGGTATGTGCCTGCCATTTTTGCTAGAGCGCTTTAAAGTCGACCCGGCGACGGCATCAGCGCCGCTGGTCACTACGTTGATTGATGCCACGGGCGTACTGATTTACTTCAGTATTGCCACCGCCATTTTGGCTGATGTAAGCATGTAG
- a CDS encoding F0F1 ATP synthase subunit delta encodes MAEQSTVARPYANAAFEYARDHQALDAWSQALAMAGSIVKDRQVAGLLGSPKLSSEKKVELLAEMLTDNADDAFKRFLTTLADQRRLATLDAIADQFERLRAEHEKRIDVTVVSAYKLDSKQKTKLATALKKRLNREISITTQVDKSLIGGVILRAGDTVIDGSVRGRLNRLSEALTI; translated from the coding sequence ATGGCGGAACAATCTACCGTCGCTCGTCCTTACGCCAACGCGGCGTTTGAATACGCGCGCGATCATCAGGCGCTTGACGCTTGGTCACAGGCACTGGCAATGGCGGGATCAATCGTCAAAGATCGTCAAGTTGCTGGCCTGTTAGGTAGCCCTAAACTCAGCAGTGAAAAGAAAGTGGAACTGTTGGCAGAAATGCTGACCGACAACGCAGATGATGCGTTCAAACGCTTTCTGACCACCTTAGCTGATCAGCGCCGCTTAGCGACGCTGGATGCTATTGCTGATCAGTTTGAGCGCCTACGCGCAGAGCATGAAAAGCGTATCGACGTCACTGTGGTTTCAGCTTACAAGCTGGACAGCAAGCAGAAGACCAAGCTAGCAACCGCGCTCAAGAAACGTCTGAATCGCGAAATCTCCATTACTACTCAGGTGGACAAGTCGCTTATTGGCGGTGTCATCCTGCGTGCCGGCGACACCGTCATTGACGGGTCGGTGCGTGGTCGATTGAACCGCCTTTCCGAAGCGCTGACCATTTGA
- a CDS encoding F0F1 ATP synthase subunit C codes for MEIVYLAAAFIISVSALTTGFGFAMLGGKLLDNTARQPELSDQLQTKTFIMAGLLDAVPMIGVGIAMYLIFVVAG; via the coding sequence ATGGAAATCGTCTACCTTGCTGCCGCCTTCATCATCAGTGTTAGCGCCCTGACTACTGGCTTTGGCTTTGCCATGCTGGGTGGCAAACTGCTTGACAACACAGCACGTCAGCCTGAGTTAAGCGACCAGCTACAAACCAAAACCTTCATCATGGCGGGTCTGCTTGACGCCGTTCCGATGATCGGTGTTGGTATCGCGATGTACCTGATCTTCGTTGTTGCCGGTTAA
- a CDS encoding F0F1 ATP synthase subunit epsilon: MANSFTCNIVSAEASIFSGKVEQVVASGVMGDLGILPGHVPLLTELQPGPIRVIHDDGKEENFFVSGGFMEVQPDVVTILADAASRASDLNEAAAEEARQQALKAFNDKSAELDYTRAAAELAEAVAQLRTIQQLRKKAGKG, encoded by the coding sequence ATGGCGAATAGCTTCACTTGCAATATCGTCAGCGCTGAAGCGTCTATCTTCTCGGGCAAGGTAGAGCAGGTTGTGGCTTCTGGGGTCATGGGTGACTTGGGTATTTTGCCGGGTCACGTACCGCTGCTGACTGAGCTTCAGCCGGGTCCGATCCGCGTGATCCACGATGATGGCAAGGAAGAAAACTTCTTTGTCTCGGGTGGTTTCATGGAAGTCCAACCGGATGTGGTGACGATTTTGGCCGATGCGGCTTCGCGTGCCAGTGACCTCAACGAGGCTGCAGCCGAAGAAGCGCGTCAACAGGCGCTGAAAGCCTTCAACGACAAGTCAGCGGAGCTGGATTATACCCGTGCTGCTGCTGAACTTGCCGAAGCCGTTGCCCAGCTGCGAACGATCCAGCAGCTGCGTAAAAAGGCTGGTAAAGGCTAA
- a CDS encoding F0F1 ATP synthase subunit A, translating to MAADNEISAIYYIQHHLQNLTFGKHPENGWSLASTSAEATEMGFWAIHLDTMGWSIGMGALFLWLFHKAGKAATTGVPSGLQNAVEMVVEFIEGLTRSTFHGHNKNIGPIALTLFMWILLMNSLKLLPVDYLPEMFGKLGFEYMKIVPTTDINATLGMAIGVFLMIIYYSCKVKGVAGFAKELALTPFNTWLLAPFNLILEIVGLLVKPISLGFRLFGAMFAGEVIFILIALLPFWAIWMLDVPWAIFHILVISLQAFIFTTLTVVYLSAAHEHH from the coding sequence ATGGCAGCGGATAACGAAATATCGGCCATCTATTACATACAGCACCACCTCCAGAACCTCACGTTCGGTAAGCATCCGGAAAATGGCTGGTCGCTTGCGTCCACCTCTGCCGAAGCCACTGAAATGGGATTTTGGGCTATCCATTTGGATACGATGGGTTGGTCTATTGGCATGGGTGCTCTGTTCCTATGGCTATTTCATAAGGCGGGTAAAGCAGCCACGACAGGCGTCCCCAGCGGTCTGCAGAACGCAGTGGAAATGGTTGTCGAGTTCATCGAAGGCCTAACACGCTCCACGTTTCATGGTCACAATAAAAATATTGGGCCAATCGCGTTGACGCTTTTCATGTGGATTTTGCTCATGAACAGCTTAAAACTGCTACCGGTGGACTACTTGCCTGAAATGTTTGGCAAGCTTGGCTTCGAGTATATGAAAATAGTACCGACCACTGATATCAATGCCACGTTAGGCATGGCAATCGGTGTGTTCTTAATGATTATTTACTACAGCTGCAAAGTGAAAGGGGTTGCTGGTTTTGCGAAAGAACTAGCGCTGACACCTTTCAATACTTGGCTGCTTGCACCGTTCAACCTGATCCTTGAGATCGTAGGGTTGTTGGTAAAACCAATCAGCCTTGGCTTCCGTTTGTTTGGCGCCATGTTCGCTGGTGAAGTTATCTTCATCCTGATCGCCCTGTTACCCTTCTGGGCAATTTGGATGTTGGATGTGCCTTGGGCCATCTTCCACATTTTGGTGATTTCGTTGCAGGCCTTTATTTTTACAACGCTGACGGTTGTATATTTAAGTGCCGCCCACGAGCATCACTGA
- a CDS encoding chromosome partitioning protein ParB, whose product MTRKRALGRGLDALIGAGARRRDSLDLTGGATLDSAGAPLLPAASHDASAERLERLPLGQLSRGKYQPRRDIQPEALEELADSIRAQGVMQPIVVRPVGKERYEIIAGERRWRAAQLAELDVIPAVIRDVTDEVALALALIENIQRENLNAIEEALALKRLGDEFELTQQQIADAVGKSRTQVSNLLRLLALDPEVQTLLERGDLDMGHARALLSLNSAQQRQVAHEVVNNDLTVRATEALVKKVQTSQAPIPPQSRTAKTPDVARLETHLGELLGAPVSIDHGQKGKGKVTIRYTSLEELDGILAHIK is encoded by the coding sequence ATGACGCGTAAACGCGCGCTAGGACGTGGCCTGGATGCCCTGATTGGTGCGGGCGCCCGTCGTCGTGACAGTTTAGATTTAACCGGTGGTGCTACGCTAGATAGCGCAGGCGCTCCGTTATTGCCAGCTGCCTCCCATGATGCGTCAGCGGAACGCCTAGAGCGTCTGCCCTTAGGCCAGCTTTCCCGCGGCAAGTATCAGCCTCGCCGGGATATCCAGCCCGAAGCACTGGAAGAACTCGCGGATTCTATTCGCGCCCAAGGGGTTATGCAGCCCATTGTGGTGCGTCCCGTAGGGAAGGAGCGCTACGAAATTATTGCCGGTGAACGGCGCTGGCGTGCTGCTCAGCTGGCAGAACTGGATGTAATCCCGGCGGTTATTCGCGATGTCACCGATGAAGTTGCCCTTGCCCTGGCGCTGATTGAAAACATTCAGCGTGAGAACCTTAACGCCATCGAAGAAGCCCTAGCGCTAAAACGCTTAGGTGATGAATTTGAGCTGACTCAACAGCAAATAGCCGATGCGGTGGGTAAATCGCGTACTCAGGTCTCTAACTTATTGCGCTTATTAGCGCTGGATCCTGAAGTACAAACGTTGCTTGAGCGCGGTGATCTCGATATGGGGCATGCACGGGCGCTGCTATCGCTAAACAGCGCACAGCAACGTCAGGTTGCCCATGAGGTGGTCAATAATGACCTTACTGTGCGGGCGACCGAAGCGTTGGTCAAAAAGGTTCAAACTAGCCAAGCGCCTATCCCGCCTCAGTCACGTACAGCTAAAACGCCAGACGTTGCAAGATTAGAAACTCATTTAGGTGAGCTATTAGGTGCGCCTGTCTCGATAGATCACGGGCAGAAAGGCAAAGGCAAAGTCACTATTCGCTATACCAGTCTCGAAGAATTAGACGGTATCTTGGCGCACATTAAATAG